Proteins from one Mercurialis annua linkage group LG7, ddMerAnnu1.2, whole genome shotgun sequence genomic window:
- the LOC126657265 gene encoding uncharacterized protein LOC126657265, which produces MFLFCRMSTSLEHLLDNFHVDMTVDMGEVTSGVPNPSTIAVPNPTPDSVNPDLDPASGDQVPAATSESPLLPSKESGPSLKGLPTAGQKRPAEDQAGASTKRPKKKKSFGVSIEEAPRFAAWADAQNPPRLSNVAILHACMENIMIKEDIESIDREHGDNLAEFACLGGFSVVQSIAVLERRRRDAVDQLKKLQRDSESWLSEKQKMEEEAGEATGLIQQLRSSVSTKTREISALEARVRTLSEEVESLQSSSGALAKERDDLKKEEGRLRRRLGDSGSFYSQVMTQYRLAIGAKLREQNPGVDLSGVNQLDPASLAKEVKAKLDKQKQDALNKA; this is translated from the exons atgtttttgttttgtaggatgtcgacttctcttgaacatttgcttgacaattttcatgtcgatatgactgtagatatgggcgaggtcaccAGCGGCGTTCCTAATCCCTCTACAATCGCCGTGCCGAATCCGACGCCTGATTCGGTGAATCCTGATCTTGATCCCGCTTCTGGCGAtcaagttcctgctgcgacttccgagtcgcctctgcttccttcgaaggagtcaggtccttctctgaaggggttgcctacTGCTGGCCagaagcgtcctgctgaggaccaggctggGGCTTCTaccaagcgtcccaagaagaagaaatcttttGGGGTGTCTATTGAGGAGGCGCCTCGGTTTGCTGCTTGGGCGGACGCGCAAAATCCGCCTCGTCTttcaaacgtcgccattcttcatgcttgcatggagaatattatgataaaagaggacattgagtccattgatcgcgaacatggcgataatttggctgagttcgcctgtctcggcggtttttcg gtggtccagtccatcgctgttttggagcgccgccgaagggatgcggtggatcaattgaagaagcttcagagagattccgaatcctggctctccgagaaacaaaagatggaggaggaggctggcgaggcgactggtctgatccaacagctgaggtcctccgtatctaccaagactcgggagatttccgctttagaggctcgggttcgaactttatccgaggaagtcgagtctctacaatcttcttcaggtgctctcgctaaggagagggatgatctgaagaaagaagaggggcgtctccgccggcgattgggtgactctgggagcttttattcccaagtcatgacacaataccggttggcgatcggggcaaagctgcgggagcagaatcctggcgtcgatctttctggagtcaatcagttggatcctgcttctttggcgaaggaggtgaaggcgaagcttgataagcagaagcaagatgCTTTGAATaaggcttag